Genomic window (Rathayibacter sp. VKM Ac-2760):
GCCTCGGCGGCGCCCTCGCCGGCGGCCGCCGCCGCCCGGGCCGCCCGCTCGGCCTGATCCTCGCGCCGACCCGCGAGCTCGCCACGCAGATCACCGCGGCGATGCAGCCCCTCGCCGACGCGTACGGCATCGTCACCACGACGATCTTCGGCGGCGTCTCGCAGCAGCGCCAGGTCGCCGCCCTCAAGCAGGGCGTCGACATCGTCGTGGCCTGCCCCGGCCGCCTCGAAGACCTGATGAAGCAGGGCTTCGTCAACCTCGACGCCGTCGAGATCACCGTGCTCGACGAGGCCGACCACATGGCCGACCTGGGCTTCCTGCCCGTCGTCACGCGCATCCTCGACAAGACCCCCCGCGGCGGACAGCGCCTGCTGTTCTCGGCCACGCTCGACAACGGCGTGGACAAGCTCGTCAAGAAGTACCTGCAGAACGAGGTGCTGCACTCGGTCGACGAGGCGAACTCGCCCGTCGCGCTGATGACCCACCACGTCTTCGAGGTCGACGGCCTCGACGCCAAGAACGCGCTCGTGAAGACCCTCGCGTCCGGCACCGGCCGCCGCATCCTCTTCATGCGCACCAAGCACCACGCGAAGAAGCTCGCCAAGCAGCTCACCGGCCAGGGCATCCCCGCCGTCGACCTGCACGGCAACCTCTCGCAGGTCGCCCGCGACCGCAACCTCGCCGCCTTCGGCGCCGGCACCGTCAAGGTGCTCGTCGCGACCGACGTCGCCGCCCGCGGCGTGCACGTCGACGACGTCGAGCTGGTCATCCACGTCGACCCGCCCATGGAGCACAAGGCGTACCTGCACCGCTCGGGCCGCACCGCCCGCGCCGGCAGCGAGGGCGACGTCGTCACCGTCGTGCTGCCCAGCCAGCGCGGCGACGTGAAGACCCTCTTGCGCAAGGCGGCCATCCAGGTCACCCCGCAGCTCGTCACCGCCGACTCGGCCGCCGTGTCGAAGCTCGTCGGCGACGTCGCGGCGTTCGTCACCCCGACCGCCGTCGTCGAGCCCGTCCGCGGCCAGTCGCAGGGCGGCCGCTCGCAGGGCGCCAACGCCCAGCGCAAGCGCGCCGCGCGGACGGACGGCACCACCGCCCCCGCGGCGGACGCGGCGAGCGCTCGGCGGCTCCCGCCGGCGCCGGCTCCGACCGTCCCCGCCGCGGCGGCGCGCGACCGACGCGCCCCTCGCGGCGGCCAGCGCGGCGGCCGCGGCCGCTCCGCCGCCGCAGCGACCACCTCAGGGTGGCTCGCGCTCGTACTACAGCACCGGCAGCGGCAGCAGCTCGACGCCGGCCGGCGCCGAGCGCCGCCCTGCGCGCCGCGCTCAAGGCTGAGCCGTTCTGCACGCCGCGTGGCGGCGTGCCGCAGTCGGCTGGGTGGACGGTCGCGTTCCGCAGAGCGGGTCGCGAACGGCTACGGCGATTCGCTTGGCACGCGAATCGCCGCTCCGCCTCGTGGAGGGCGGCCGGTTCGGGCTGCTCGCGTCTGAGGACGCGGGAATGAGCCCCTGACTGCATTCGGAATGAAGACGAAGAACAAGGCCGGGAGGTCCTCCCGCGACAGCGTCGCGGGTCGGGCTCCCGGCCTTCGTCGTTCCCGGAGGGGAGGAGTGCTCCCTCAGCCGTCATCGACGTGAACAACTAAGGCCGAATCGCCCGTTCCACCCCGAAGAGGAAGCGATCCGGCCATCCAGCCTTAGTTGTGCACACGTCGCCAGCGCGGCGCACATCCCGCCGAAGTGCTCGCGCGAAAGCGCGGCCCACCCGGACGCAGACGAGGGAAGTGCGTCCACCTCTAAGTCCTCCCGCGCGAAGCCCCCTCGCGCCCGGCTCCCAGAGCAAGAGCGCGCTTCGAGCCGCAGGCGGAATTCGCGTGCCAGCGAATTCCGCGAGGCGGACGTCGGACGCTCTGCGGAACGCATCCACCTGCGAGAGCCGACCGCGGCGCGCCGCCCCGCGGCGCGCAAGAAGGCACGCTGCGCTTATCGAAGCTTTCCCACCGAAGCGAGTGCGGCGCGCAGCAACGCGCCGCGTCCGCCCTCCATCTCGGCGGAGACGGCGTCGGAGGAGGCCTCGTCGGGGGTCATCCAGGTGAGCTCGAGGGCGTCCTGACGGGGGTCGCAGGTGCCGGTCACGGGGACGACGTAGGCGAGCGAGACGGCGTGCTGCCGGTCGTCGGTGAAAGGGCCCATGCCGGGCATGGGGAAGTACTCGGCGACGTGGAAGGGCAGCGGGCTCGCCGGCAGCAGCGGGAACGCCATCGGGCCGAGGTCCTTCTCCAGGTGGCGGAACAGCGCGTCGCGGAGGGTCTCGCCGTACATGACCCGGCCGGAGACGATCGTGCGCGTGATCTGGCCCGAGGCGGTCGCTCGGAGCAGCACTCCGACCTCGGTCACCTGGCCGAGTCCGTCGACGCGGACGGGCACCGCCTCGACGTAAAGCAGCGGGAGCCGACGGCGGATCTCGGCGAGTTCATCGTCGGACAGCCACCCGGAGTTGGGGTCAGGGGTACGCACGCTCATACGGCCATTCTTACCCGTAGTTGATGTCCATCCGGTTTCGGCTCCCGTGCGGCCGGGCTCGGCGATGATGGGGGGATGGGAATCGACGCGAACGCGGTGCTGTGGTCCTCCTCCGAGAAGGACCGGGTCGGGCGGCCTCTCCTGGTGCTGCTGCACGGCTACGGCTCGCACGAGGGCGACCTGTTCTCGCTCGGCGCGTATCTGCCGCTGGAGCCGGTGCTCGCCTCGCTCCGCGCGCCGCTCGCCCTCGACGGCCGGGCGAACGCGTGGTGGCCGCTGCGGGTCCCGCTCGATCCGGACGAGCCGCGCGCGGATCCGGCCGCCGTCGAGGCGGCGGCGCAGGGGGTCCTCGACTGGCTGGACTCGATCGATCATCCGGGGCCGGTCGGGCTGCTCGGCTTCTCGCAGGGCGCCGCCCTGGCCGTGCAGCTGCTGCGTCGGGCTCCGGGGCGCTTCGCGTTCGCGGTCGCGCTGTCCGGCTTCGTGGTGCCGCTCGCCGAGGGCGACGGGGCGGACGAGGTCCTCGCGGCCGAGCGGCCGCCGGTGTTCTGGGGCCGCGGCACGCTCGACGCCGTCATCCCGCCCGAGCTGATCGCCGCGGCGGGCGAGTGGTTCCCGGAGCACACGGCGCTCGATGCGCGGGTCTACGAGGGCGTCGCGCACGGGGTGAGCCAGGCCGAGCTCGCCGACATCGGCACCTTCGTGCGGCTCGGCTTCGCCTGACCCGCCGCCCCTGGCGGAGGTCCGGCGGCGCGTCAAGGGCTCGCCCGGCCGCCGCCGCCACGGCAATGTCGGTGGTGGCAGGGAGGATGTGGTCATGCCGGACGTCCTCGCTCGCTTCAGCCCCGCCACGCGGGCCTGGTTCGAGGGCGCCTTCCCGGCCCCCACCGCCGCGCAGGAGGGCGCCTGGTCCGCCATCTCGAGCGGTGCGCACGCGCTCGTCGTCGCGCCGACCGGCTCCGGCAAGACGCTGTCGGCGTTCCTCTGGGCGATCGACCGGCTCGTGCAGGGCCCGCCGCCGGAGGATCCGCAGCACCGCACGCGCGTGCTCTACGTGTCGCCGCTCAAGGCGCTCGGTGTCGACGTCGAGCGGAACCTCCGCTCCCCGCTCGTCGGCGTGACGCAGACGGCGCTCCGGCTGAGCGCCCAGGGCATCGGCTCGGCGCCGACGACGGTCACGGTGGGCGTGCGCTCGGGCGACACCCCGGCGGCCGAGCGGCGGGTGCTGCAGAAGACGCCGCCGGACATCCTGATCACCACTCCCGAGTCGCTCTACCTCATGCTCACCTCGGCCGCGCGGGAGTCGCTGCGCGGGGTCGAGACGGTCATCGTCGACGAGGTGCACGCCGTCGCCTCCACCAAGCGCGGCGCCCACCTCGCGGTCTCGCTCGAGCGGCTCGACGCGCTGCTGCCCAAGCCGGTGCAGCGCATCGGCCTCTCGGCCACGGTGCGCCCGCGCGAGGAGGTCGCGCGCTTCCTGGCCGGCCGCTCCCCCGTCACGATCGTGGCGCCCGTCTCCGAGAAGCAGTGGGACCTCAGCGTCGTCGTCCCCGTCGAGGACATGTCGGAGCTCGGCTCCACCGCGTCGCAGGACGGCTCGACGATGGGCGCCACCGGCCCACAGAGCGGCTCGATCTGGCCGCACGTCGAGGAGTCGATCGTCGACCGGGTGCTCGCGCACACCTCCTCGATCGTCTTCGCGAACTCGCGGCGCCTGGCCGAGCGGCTGACGGCCCGGCTCAACGAGATCTACGCGGAGCGGCGCGAGGCCGAGGCCGAGCGCGCCCGCGAGGCCGGCGAGCCGGTCGCGGTCGGGGCGCTCCTCGGTGAGGCGGTCGGCGCCTCCGCCCGGCGCACGCCCGCCGCGACCATGGGCGCCGCGGGCGCGACCAGCGGGGCCGGCCAGGCCGCTCCGGAGGACGAGCCGCTGCTCGCCCGGGCGCACCACGGCTCGGTCAGCAAGGAGCAGCGCGCGATCATCGAGGACGACCTGAAGTCCGGCCGGCTGCGCTGCGTGGTCGCCACCTCGAGCCTCGAGCTCGGGATCGACATGGGCGCCGTCGACCTCGTCGTCCAGGTCGAGACGCCGCCGTCGGTCGCCAGTGCGCTGCAGCGCGTCGGCCGGGCCGGCCACCAGGTGGGCGAGGTCTCGCGCGGCTCGTTCTACCCCAAGCACCGGGCCGACCTGCTGCACTCCGCCGTCACGACCGAGCGGATGCGCGCCGGCCTGATCGAGGCGATCACGGTGCCCGCCAACCCGCTCGACATCCTCGCCCAGCAGACCGTCGCGGCGACCGCGCTCGAGTCCCTCGACGTCGACGAGTGGTTCGACACCGTCCGGCGCAGCGCCCCCTTCGTCGCGCTGCCGCGCTCGGCCTACGAGGCGACCCTCGACCTGCTCTCCGGCCGCTACCCCTCCGATCAGTTCGCGGAGCTGCGGCCCCGCGTCGTGTGGGACCGCGACGAGAACACGCTCACCGGCCGTCCGGGAGCGCAGCGGCTCGCGGTGACGAGCGGCGGCACGATCCCCGACCGCGGGCTCTTCGGCGTCTTCATGGTCGGCGAGCCGGGCTCGACCGGCAACCGCGTCGGCGAGCTCGACGAGGAGATGGTCTACGAGTCGCGCGTGGGCGACGTCTTCGCGCTCGGCGCGACCAGCTGGCGGATCCAGGAGATCACCTACGACCGCGTCATCGTGACCCCGGCGTTCGGCGAGCCCGGACGCCTGCCGTTCTGGAAGGGCGACTCGCAGGGCCGGCCCGCCGAGCTCGGCGAGGCGATCGGCGCCTTCTCCCGCGAGATCGGCGGCGCGGCCGTCGAGACCGCCCGCGAGCGCTGCACCGCCGCCGGGCTCGACGAGTACGCGACCAACAACCTGCTGTCCTTCCTCGACGAGCAGCGCCTGGCCACCGGCCGGATCCCCGACGACCGCACCCTCGTCCTGGAGCGCTTCCGCGACGAGCTCGGCGACTGGCGGCTCGTGCTGCACTCGCCCTACGGCATGCAGGTGCACTCCCCCTGGGCCCTCGCCATCGGCGCCCGCGTGCGCGAGCGGCACGGGGTCGACGGCGCGGCGATGGCCGGCGACGACGGCATCGTCGTCCGGATCCCCGACACGGAGTCGGAGCCGCCCGGCGCCGAGCTCTTCCTCTTCGACCGCGACGAGCTGGAGCAGCTGGTCACGAGCGAGGTCGGCGGCTCCGCGCTCTTCGCCGCCCGGTTCCGCGAGTGCGCGGCGCGGGCGCTGCTGCTCCCCCGCTACAACCCGGGCAAGCGCTCGCCGCTCTGGCAGCAGCGCCAGCGCGCCGCCCAGCTGCTCGACGTGGCCCGCACCTATCCGACCTTCCCGATCATCCTCGAGACGGTCCGCGAGTGCCTGCAGGACGTCTACGACCTGCCCGCGCTGCTGCGCCTCGCCGCGCGGCTCGACGGTCGCGAGCTGCAGATCCTGGAGGTCGAGACGCCGACGGCGAGCCCGTTCGCGCGCTCGATGCTGTTCGGCTACGTCGCGGCCTTCATGTACGAGGGCGACAGCCCGCTCGCGGAGCGCCGCGCCGCTGCGCTCTCGGTCGACGCGACGCTCCTCGGCGAGCTGCTGGGTCGCGCCGAGCTGCGCGAGCTGCTCGACCCGCTCGTCCTCGCGCAGATCGAGCGCGAGCTGCAGCGGGTCGAGCCGGAGCGGCGCCTGCGCGGGCTCGAGGGCGCGGCCGACCTCCTCCGCCTGCTCGGTCCGCTGACCGTCGAGGAGCTGGGCGAGCGGCTGGTGGACGAGTCGGTCACGTCGGCCGACGTCGCGAAGGCGGAGCCGATCACGCGCGACACGCTCGACGCGATCGTCGCCGAGCTGGTCCGGGCCAAGCGCGTCCTGCCGGTCGGTCTCGCCGGCGAGCAGCGCTACGCCGCGATGGAGGACGCCTCGCGCCTGCGCGACGCGCTCGGCGTGCCCCTGCCCATCGGCGTGCCCGTCGCCTTCATCGACCCGGTGCGCGATCCGCTCGGTGACCTCGTCGCCCGCTACGCGCGCACCCACGGCCCGTTCACCGCGGTCGCCGTCGCCGAGCGGCTCGGGCTCGGCGTCGCGGTCGTCAACGACACCCTCCGCCGGCTCTCCGGCGAGCGGCGCGTCTCCGAGGGCGAGTTCCGGCCGAACGGCACCGGCAGCGAGTGGTGCGACTCCGAGGTGCTGCGGCGCCTGCGCAGCCGCTCGCTCGCCGCGCTGCGCAAGGAGGTCGAGCCGGTCGACGCCGCCGCCTACGGCCGCTTCCTGCCCGCCTGGCAGCACCTCGGCGGCTCGCTGCGCGGCATCGACGGCGTCGCCTCGGTGATCGATCAGCTCGCCGGAGCCCCCATCCCCGCCTCCGCCTGGGAGTCGCTGATCCTGCCCGCGCGGGTGCGCGACTACTCCCCGGCCATGCTCGACGAACTGACCGCGACCGGCGAGGTCCTCTGGGCCGGCGCCGGCACCCTCCCCGGCAACGACGGCTGGGTGAGCCTGCACCTCGCCGACACCGCCGGGCTGACGCTGCCCGTGCCCGCGGCCGAGGCGGTGCCGCTCGGCGAGCTGCAGCAGGAGATCGTCGGCGTGCTCGGCAGTGGCGGCGGCTACTTCTTCCGCCAGCTCTCCGACGCGGTCGGCTCGACCGACGACAAGGTGCTGGTCGAGGCGCTCTGGGAGCTGGTCTGGGCAGGCCTGCTCACCAACGACACGCTCGCCCCGCTGCGCACCCTGGTCGGCTCCACCGGCGGCGCGCACCGGCAGCCGCGCGCGCCCGCCCGCGCTCGAGCGCCCCGGGGCCGGATGACCGCCCGGCCCACGATGGCGACCCGGGTCGGCCCGCCCACCGCCGGCGGCCGCTGGTCGATCGTCCCGCTCGCCGAGTCCGATGCGACGATCCGCGGGCACGCCCTCGGCGAGACGCTGCTCGAGCGCTACGGCATCGTCACGCGCGGTTCGGTCCAGGCCGAGGGCGTCCTCGGCGGCTTCGCGCTCGCCTACAAGGTGCTCAGCGGCTTCGAGCAGCAGGGCCGCGCCCGCCGCGGCTACTTCATCGAGAAGCTCGGCGCCGCCCAGTTCGGCACGGCCGGCAGCGTCGACCGTCTGCGCACCTTCGCGCCGCAGGACGAGGCGCAGCAGCGCGCCCGCCCGGTCTTCGCCCTCGCCGCCACCGACCCCGCGAACCCGTTCGGCGCCGCGCTGCCCTGGCCGCAGGGCGAGGGCCACCGGCCGGGCCGCAAGGCGGGCGCCCTCGTCGCCGTGGTCGACGGCGAGCTCGCGGTCTACCTCGAGCGCGGCGGCAAGACGGCGCTGACCTTCTCCGCCGACGAGACCGTGCTCGCGGACGCGGCAGGTGCGCTCGCGCAGCTGGTCCGCTCCCGCGGGGTCGAGAAGCTCACCGTCGAGAAGATCGACGGCGTCTTCGCCCTGGGCACCCCCTTCGGCGACGCACTGACCGCCGCCGGGTTCGTCGCGAACCCGCGCGGCCTGAGGCTGCGCGCGTGAGCGCCGGCCGCGACGAGAGGGGCGCCCGTGCCCGAGGGTGACACCGTCTACCGCTCCGCCCACAACCTCGCCGACGCCCTCGACGGCGAGGTGCTGACCCGCTGCGACGTCCGCGTGCCGAAGTACGCGACGGTCGACCTCACCGGCGAGACCATCGACGCCGTCGTCCCGCGCGGCAAGCACCTGCTGATGCGCATCGGCGACGCGGTGATCCACTCCCACCTCAAGATGGAGGGCAGCTGGCACCTCTACTCGCTGACGGGGGACCGCCCGAAGTGGCACCGCCCGGCGTTCCAGGCGCGCATCGTCCTCGAGACGGCCGACTGGCAGGCCGTCGGCTTCGAGCTGGGCCTGCTCGAGATCGTGCCGCGGACCGCGGAGGAGGACGTGGTCGGCTACCTCGGCCCCGATCTGCTCGGCCCCGACTGGGACGCCGACGAGGCGCTGCGCCGCCTCTCCGCCGACCCGGAGCGGCCGATCGGCCTGGCCCTGCTCGACCAGCGGATCCTGGCCGGCCTCGGCAACGTCTACCGCGCCGAGCTCTGCTTCCTCCGCGGCGTCCTGCCCACCCGGCCGGTCGGCGAGAGCGGCGACCTCGTCCGCACCATCGCCCTGGCGAAGAAGCT
Coding sequences:
- a CDS encoding DEAD/DEAH box helicase, translating into MSTIPTFAALGVPAPLVTALTANGITEPFPIQVDTLPDTLNGRDVLGRGKTGSGKTLAFAIPMVARLGGALAGGRRRPGRPLGLILAPTRELATQITAAMQPLADAYGIVTTTIFGGVSQQRQVAALKQGVDIVVACPGRLEDLMKQGFVNLDAVEITVLDEADHMADLGFLPVVTRILDKTPRGGQRLLFSATLDNGVDKLVKKYLQNEVLHSVDEANSPVALMTHHVFEVDGLDAKNALVKTLASGTGRRILFMRTKHHAKKLAKQLTGQGIPAVDLHGNLSQVARDRNLAAFGAGTVKVLVATDVAARGVHVDDVELVIHVDPPMEHKAYLHRSGRTARAGSEGDVVTVVLPSQRGDVKTLLRKAAIQVTPQLVTADSAAVSKLVGDVAAFVTPTAVVEPVRGQSQGGRSQGANAQRKRAARTDGTTAPAADAASARRLPPAPAPTVPAAAARDRRAPRGGQRGGRGRSAAAATTSGWLALVLQHRQRQQLDAGRRRAPPCAPRSRLSRSARRVAACRSRLGGRSRSAERVANGYGDSLGTRIAAPPRGGRPVRAARV
- a CDS encoding alpha/beta hydrolase-fold protein translates to MGIDANAVLWSSSEKDRVGRPLLVLLHGYGSHEGDLFSLGAYLPLEPVLASLRAPLALDGRANAWWPLRVPLDPDEPRADPAAVEAAAQGVLDWLDSIDHPGPVGLLGFSQGAALAVQLLRRAPGRFAFAVALSGFVVPLAEGDGADEVLAAERPPVFWGRGTLDAVIPPELIAAAGEWFPEHTALDARVYEGVAHGVSQAELADIGTFVRLGFA
- a CDS encoding ATP-dependent helicase, whose product is MPDVLARFSPATRAWFEGAFPAPTAAQEGAWSAISSGAHALVVAPTGSGKTLSAFLWAIDRLVQGPPPEDPQHRTRVLYVSPLKALGVDVERNLRSPLVGVTQTALRLSAQGIGSAPTTVTVGVRSGDTPAAERRVLQKTPPDILITTPESLYLMLTSAARESLRGVETVIVDEVHAVASTKRGAHLAVSLERLDALLPKPVQRIGLSATVRPREEVARFLAGRSPVTIVAPVSEKQWDLSVVVPVEDMSELGSTASQDGSTMGATGPQSGSIWPHVEESIVDRVLAHTSSIVFANSRRLAERLTARLNEIYAERREAEAERAREAGEPVAVGALLGEAVGASARRTPAATMGAAGATSGAGQAAPEDEPLLARAHHGSVSKEQRAIIEDDLKSGRLRCVVATSSLELGIDMGAVDLVVQVETPPSVASALQRVGRAGHQVGEVSRGSFYPKHRADLLHSAVTTERMRAGLIEAITVPANPLDILAQQTVAATALESLDVDEWFDTVRRSAPFVALPRSAYEATLDLLSGRYPSDQFAELRPRVVWDRDENTLTGRPGAQRLAVTSGGTIPDRGLFGVFMVGEPGSTGNRVGELDEEMVYESRVGDVFALGATSWRIQEITYDRVIVTPAFGEPGRLPFWKGDSQGRPAELGEAIGAFSREIGGAAVETARERCTAAGLDEYATNNLLSFLDEQRLATGRIPDDRTLVLERFRDELGDWRLVLHSPYGMQVHSPWALAIGARVRERHGVDGAAMAGDDGIVVRIPDTESEPPGAELFLFDRDELEQLVTSEVGGSALFAARFRECAARALLLPRYNPGKRSPLWQQRQRAAQLLDVARTYPTFPIILETVRECLQDVYDLPALLRLAARLDGRELQILEVETPTASPFARSMLFGYVAAFMYEGDSPLAERRAAALSVDATLLGELLGRAELRELLDPLVLAQIERELQRVEPERRLRGLEGAADLLRLLGPLTVEELGERLVDESVTSADVAKAEPITRDTLDAIVAELVRAKRVLPVGLAGEQRYAAMEDASRLRDALGVPLPIGVPVAFIDPVRDPLGDLVARYARTHGPFTAVAVAERLGLGVAVVNDTLRRLSGERRVSEGEFRPNGTGSEWCDSEVLRRLRSRSLAALRKEVEPVDAAAYGRFLPAWQHLGGSLRGIDGVASVIDQLAGAPIPASAWESLILPARVRDYSPAMLDELTATGEVLWAGAGTLPGNDGWVSLHLADTAGLTLPVPAAEAVPLGELQQEIVGVLGSGGGYFFRQLSDAVGSTDDKVLVEALWELVWAGLLTNDTLAPLRTLVGSTGGAHRQPRAPARARAPRGRMTARPTMATRVGPPTAGGRWSIVPLAESDATIRGHALGETLLERYGIVTRGSVQAEGVLGGFALAYKVLSGFEQQGRARRGYFIEKLGAAQFGTAGSVDRLRTFAPQDEAQQRARPVFALAATDPANPFGAALPWPQGEGHRPGRKAGALVAVVDGELAVYLERGGKTALTFSADETVLADAAGALAQLVRSRGVEKLTVEKIDGVFALGTPFGDALTAAGFVANPRGLRLRA
- a CDS encoding DNA-formamidopyrimidine glycosylase family protein → MPEGDTVYRSAHNLADALDGEVLTRCDVRVPKYATVDLTGETIDAVVPRGKHLLMRIGDAVIHSHLKMEGSWHLYSLTGDRPKWHRPAFQARIVLETADWQAVGFELGLLEIVPRTAEEDVVGYLGPDLLGPDWDADEALRRLSADPERPIGLALLDQRILAGLGNVYRAELCFLRGVLPTRPVGESGDLVRTIALAKKLITVNRERIERTTTGNLRPGQQLWVYGRDRKPCRRCGTAIRRGELGDDELQLRVTYWCPRCQT
- a CDS encoding NUDIX hydrolase family protein codes for the protein MSVRTPDPNSGWLSDDELAEIRRRLPLLYVEAVPVRVDGLGQVTEVGVLLRATASGQITRTIVSGRVMYGETLRDALFRHLEKDLGPMAFPLLPASPLPFHVAEYFPMPGMGPFTDDRQHAVSLAYVVPVTGTCDPRQDALELTWMTPDEASSDAVSAEMEGGRGALLRAALASVGKLR